GTGTGCGGCTGTATGTCGCAAGAAGAAAAGGTCGTCAAAAAGATCCTGAAGAGTTACAACCAAGTTGACCTGATCTTCGGCACACACAATATCCACCGCTTGCCTGAGCTGTTGCGTGATGCGATGTTTAGCAAGGAAATGGTAATTGAGGTATGGTCTAAAGAAGGCGATATTGTCGAGAACATGCCGAAGATCCGTGAAGGAAACACCAAGGCCTGGGTGAACATCATGTATGGCTGTGACAAGTTCTGTACGTACTGCATCGTACCGTACACGCGCGGGAAAGAGCGTAGCCGCCGTCCCGAAGATGTCATTGCTGAAGTGCGTGATCTGGCACGACAAGGCTTTAAAGAAATCATGCTGCTCGGGCAAAATGTAAATGCGTACGGCAAAGACTTCGAAGACATGCAGTACGGCTTTGGTGATTTGTTGGACGAGATCCGCAAGATTGACATTCCACGAATCCGCTTCACTACAAGCCATCCACGCGATTTTGACGATCATTTGATCGAAGTGCTGGCAAAGGGCGGTAATCTGGTGGAGCAAATTCACTTGCCTGTGCAATCGGGATCAAGTGATGTCCTGAAGCGGATGGCGCGCAAGTATACGCGTGAACACTATCTGGAGCTCGTGCGTAAAATTAAAGCGGCGATCCCGAATGTTTCCCTCTCCTCCGATATTATCGTAGGGTTCCCTGGTGAAACGGATGAGCAATTTGAAGAGACGATCTCTATGGTCGAAGAGGTCCGTTACGAATTTGCCTATACCTTCATCTATTCCCCTCGGGAGGGTACGCCGGCGGCCGTCATGGAAGACAACGTACCGATGGAAGTGAAAAAAGCACGCCTGTATCGATTGAACGAAGTCCTGGCGAAAATCGGTCTGGAAGAAAACAAAAAGCTGCAAGATCAAGTACTGGAGGTTCTGGTGGAAGGCGAGTCGAAAAACAATGCAGAAGTATTGGCAGGACGTACTCGCACCAACAAACTGGTTCACTTCAGAGGAGATAAAGCGTTAATTGGCCAATATGTGCATGTCAAAATAACAGATGCGAAAACGTGGACACTCCACGGTGACATCGTTACTACTGTCGAGGTGTAAAGAGATGGAACAAACCAATGTATTCACACAAAAAGAAATTCTAGACAAAGCTCGTGAACTGGCATCGATGATTTCCCGTACCAATGAAGTCGACTTTTTCAAACGCGCAGAGCTGCAGATCAAACACAACGAGCGCGTGCAAGAACTGATTGATTCCCTGAAACAAAAACAGAAGCAGATGGTCATGTTCGAGTCCATCAACAAGCCGGAACTTTTGAAAAAAGTGGAAGATGAATTCAATCAGATGCAAGATGAGCTGGATGCGATCCCGATTGTGAACGAGTTCAAGCAATCCCAAGTCGACGTAAATGACTTGCTGCAAATGGTCACCAACGTCATCACGAATACCGTCTCCGAGCGAATCATTTTGGACACAGGCGGCAATCCTCTGACTGGCGAAACAGGTGGCGGTCCCGAGAAAAAACACGACGGCGGTTGCTGCTCGTAAACCATTTGAAGACAGCGAAACGCAGTCACGATGAGCTTTCCAACGACTTTCTCTAAAATAAGGTGGGTGTTTGCACCCTAGCCGAATGCCCTGCATACAAATGTACAGAAACGTTGTATGGAGGAGGTAACGAAATGTCGGGTACAGACAAAGATCTACAGTGCCGGGAACTCATCGCGAAAGCTGTCTGCGGTAAAGGCCATAAATTCTCTACTACCACCCACACCATCATACCGTCGCAAACTCCTTCGACGATCCTCGGATGCTGGATTATAAACACGAACTTCCAGGCAGAGAAAGTCGGAGACGCGGTTGAAGTATCTGGTACGTATGACGCCAACCTGTGGTTCTCGTTTGCAAATAACACGCAAACCGAAGTCAAGCGGGAAACTGTCAAGTTCTCCGTACTCGTTCCGCTAACGTTCTTCGATAAAAACTGCAGAGGCGATCTTGAAATCGTTGCTCGAGCCGTGGAACAGCCGAAGTGTGTAAAAGCCGAGTTGAGTGGTGGAGGCACGATTACAGTCAAGGTTGAAAGCGAGTTTGCGGTCGAAATCATTGGAGAAACAAAGGTGTGCGTTGTTGTCTGCAATAGTTGCGATGACAAAGACTTCCATGTTCTTGGCGACTACGAAGAGAACAGCGACGAATTTGATGACTTTGATTCAGCCACATTGCTCGACGAGCTTGACTAAAGAGGAGAGAACCATCTCCTCTTTTTTTCTTTTTTTGGAAGGCAAGAGGTTGGCTCACGCTTTCTCACTCTTTTCTGGGCGCTTACATAAGATACAGAAGATCATCAGCGAGGGGAAGTGGATGGTATGCTAGCACGCAATCAAAAGGATGTGGAAGTGCTGCAACAGATGACCGCCAACGCAAAGGGAGCCGTCGACAATTTGAAGCGTCCTGACGTGGGGCGATGGCTGCTTCGCCTCGGTGGTATACCAGTCACCTCGGGAAAAAACTCTCTTCCAGGCTGGCGCACTTACAAGATCAGCCTGTATCAGGAGCATGTTCTGGAAATGGTATGCAGTACAGAAAGTCCGCAGTGGTTGCTGCAGCGTATGGAAGACCCTGCTTTTGATCCGGTTAGTCTCCCTTCTGCAGATCCTGAGGTCAACCTCGTGAAAAGCATGGCTGCTCGAAGCCTCTATGCAGCAGGAATTGATGCAGGCCAAGTAACGATCATGGCTGCTTCTGCACATCGAGCGAAAGTCGTTCGAGTCGATCCGGATTGGCCTATGAAATCCGTAGATCACTATCTCATGAAGGCAAGACAATGGTGGGAAGCAAAACTCGCCACGCATACCCAAGAACTCGAGCGGATGGGGGCAGACCCGGAATTCGCCTTGCGAAAGCCTGACGGGGGAATGGCGCTGGCATCCGATTATTTAAAAGTGAACGGTACAGTCGGATGTGATACAACGAGGTATCGAGAAGAGCTCGCCATGCATCAGCATCCAGTGGCAGAGCTTCGACCGGCTCCGTCTGAAGATCCAGATGACCTCTTTTTCCATGTGTTCGATGCTCTAAAGCTGGCCGCGAAAAAAATAAGCAATCCCAAGCTTGAATGGCTGGCCGGGGGAATGCCTTTTCCTGGGTATCCGATAGGGGGACATATTCATTTTGCAGAAATGACGCCCACCTTTTCCCTTCGGCGTAAACTGGATGCTTATTTGGCATTGCCGCTAGTTCTGATTGAAGATGCCGGTTGCCACCTTCGGAGAAAGCGCTATGGCTTTTTAGGTGATGTCCGTGAAAAAGAATACGGCTTTGAATACCGAACATTACCTAGCTGGCTGGTCCATCCGGATGTGACTCGTGGTCTCTTGCATCTTGCTCGATTGGTTGTCACCTCTTTGCATCAACTACAAGCCACTCCTCATCTCCAGCTTCCCTTGATAAAAGCGTACTACCGAGGAGAAAAAGGCGTTTTGGCACCTTACGTACGGCAAATTTGGAGTGAGCTGTCAGAACTTCCGGGCTATGTGCTTTCTCGTATTCACTTGGATCGTTATTTTACTTACTTGCTTTCCCGAGAGCCTTGGCCTGCTTCGGAGGACTTGCGCAAGATATGGGGTCTGGTCTGAGCAGCTGACTTTGTTCAACTAAATGTTCGAATCGTGTTATAATAACAGTCGAGATTGGTAGGCTAGGAGAAGAATACAATGACTCAATATACCCCGATGATTCAACAGTATCTGGCGATCAAAAAAGATTATCCGGATACTTTCTTATTTTTTCGCTTGGGCGACTTTTACGAACTGTTTTTTGATGACGCTGTTTTGGCATCCCGTGAACTGGAGATTACATTAACGGGGCGTGAAGGCGGTGGGGATGAAAAAATCCCTATGTGCGGTGTTCCTCATCATGCGGCAGACGGCTATATTGCGGAGTTGCTGAAAAAGGGTTACAAAATCGCGGTTTGTGAACAGGTGGAAGACCCGAAGGAAGCAAAAGGGGTAGTCAGACGAGAAGTGACTCGTGTGGTTACGCCAGGCACGATGATGGAAGGCAAATGGTTGACGGATAAGGAAAATAACTACATGGCTGCCGTGGCTGAGCTGGACGGTCGTACAGGGATAGCAGCCTGCGACATGAGTACGGGAGAGATGTATGTGACATCTCTCCCAGGAAAAGGCGAAACCTTGCTTGAAGAAGCGCTGCAATACCGTCCAAAAGAATTGGTATTTTGCGGCCTTTCCTCGATTCCGAAAACAGCCCTTCCCTTTTCTGTGTTGGACGTAAATGAGATCGACGCGTTCGCCGTCGACACCCACTATCAGGAGCAAGCAAAAGATTTGGATGTCGTCATGCGTACGGCAGTCAACGCCCTCCTCGGATACATAGGAACAACTCAAAAGCGTAGTCTCGCACACATGCGGCTGATCAAACGGTATGATGCCAGACAGCATTTGCAGATGGACGGTTTTTCGAGGCGAAACCTAGAGTTGACCGAGACGATTCGGGACAAGACCAAGAAGGGCTCCTTACTCTGGTTGTTAGACAGGACCGAGACAGCGATGGGTGGTCGATTGTTACGCAGATGGATCGAACGACCGTTACTTCGTTTACAGGAGCTGCAAGCCAGACTCGATGCCGTCGAAGCACTGAAAGGAGATCTGCTGTTGCGTTCTGATGTACGTAGCTGCCTGGATCGTGTCTACGATTTAGAACGGTTGGCTGGCCGTATTTCATACGGAAATGCGAACGCACGAGACCTCATTCAATTGCGGTATTCGCTAGAGGCAGTTCCAGAGCTGAAGAGCTTGCTGGTTGAGACGAAATCCCCAGTACTGGAGGATCTCGCGGCTGGTATGGAAGATTGCGCAGATATCGTCGGTTTCTTGCAAACGGCCTTGGTCGATGATCCGCCTATTTCCGTTCGGGAAGGCGGCATGATCCGGACTGGGTATGATGAGTACCTGGACAAGCTTCATTCGGCTAGTCGCGATGGAAAGACGTGGATTGCGCAGCTCGAACAGGGTGAGCGTGAAGCGACTGGCATTCGTTCGTTAAAGGTAGGCTTCAACAAAGTCTTTGGCTACTACATCGAAGTGTCCAAGTCGAATATCGCCAACGTTCCAACCGGACGATACGAGCGAAAACAGACTCTCGCAAACGCTGAGCGCTATATCACACCAGAATTGAAAGAGCGTGAAGCGCTGATTTTGGAAGCGGAAGAAAAAATGATCGAGCTGGAATATCAGTTGTTTTCCGCTGTTCGCTCAGAGGTGGCGCAGCACATTCCTCGCTTGCAGGGCCTGGCTGAACGAATTGCGTCGGTCGATGTTCTACAATCATTTGCAACAGTGAGTGATGAGCGGGGATATGTGCGGCCTGAACTGATGGAGTCTGGCGAGTATGAGATAGTAGATGGCCGTCATCCAGTGGTCGAAGCTGTACTGGAGCGGGAAAAATACGTAGCGAATGACGCACGTATGGATCAGGACAATCGGCAGGTTCTGCTGATTACAGGTCCGAATATGGCAGGGAAGAGCACGTACATGCGGCAAATTGCTCTGATTACCGTGATGGCGCAGGTAGGGTGCTTCGTTCCAGCCAAGTCTGCAAAGCTGGCACTCGTCGATCAAATTTTCACCCGGATCGGTGCAGCGGATGACCTGGTTGGCGGACACAGTACATTCATGGTAGAGATGTTGGAAACGAAGCATGCTCTGCAAAAGGCGACAGCTCAAAGCTTGATTTTGCTGGATGAAATCGGACGAGGCACGTCTACGTACGATGGGATGGCGCTTGCACAAGCGGTCATCGAGTACATTTGCCAAAAAATCGGGGCCAAGACACTCTTTTCTACGCACTATCATGAATTGACGAGTCTGCAAGAGACGATGAGCGGTGTAGTAAACGTCAATGCCCGGTGCGAAGAGCGTGAGGGAAAACTATTGTTCCTGCACAAAATCGAGGAAGGCAGAGCCGATAAGAGCTACGGCATTCATGTGGCTGAATTGGCTGAAATGCCGGTTTGGGTTATCGAACGGGCTCGAAATATTCTTGCCGGTTTGGAAGCGGGAAGTGCAGGATCTGGGTCAGCGGATATGCAAATGTCGTTGGAAATGCTTTGGTCAGCTCCAGTGGCTGCTGTAAAAGAAGAACCGGAATCACTCCTCACCACCGAGGAAGCAGCGATTATGGCTGACTTACGCGAGCTCGACCTGAATCAAACTACACCAATGGATGCCATGATGAAGCTGTTTGCATGGAAACAACAGCTGAAAAAAGGGTAGAGCAAAGGCAGAGAGGAGGAACCCATGGGCAAAATTCAAGTGCTGGATGAACATCTCGCGAACATGATTGCTGCTGGCGAGGTGGTGGAGCGTCCAGCGTCCGTCGTAAAAGAATTGGTGGAAAACGCGATTGATGCGCAAGCAACCACCATTGAAGTGCATGTTGAGGAAGGCGGTTTGGAACTCATTCGCATCGTGGATGACGGTCTGGGCATGGATCGGGAGGATTGCCGTCTCGCATTTGAACGCCATGCGACGAGCAAAATCCAATCTGCACGTGACTTATTTCGCATTCGCACGCTTGGGTTTCGCGGGGAAGCACTACCGAGTATCGCTGCTGTCTCCCGTATGGAGCTTACGAGTAGCCCTTCCAGCAACCAGATCGGTACTCGGCTGACGAATGAGGGTGGACAATTTGGCGAGCCGATGGATGTGGCAGCCGTAAAGGGTACGGAGATTTGTGTTCGCAGTCTGTTTTTCAATACCCCGGCACGGTTGAAATATATGAAATCGATTGCGACTGAAGTCGGGCACATTTCCGATTACGTCAATCGCCTCGCTC
This is a stretch of genomic DNA from Brevibacillus choshinensis. It encodes these proteins:
- the miaB gene encoding tRNA (N6-isopentenyl adenosine(37)-C2)-methylthiotransferase MiaB; amino-acid sequence: MKDTKEATVDLKSTKSPKTTADFAKYFQAPSLKEAKQRGKEDILVHYDFAISDDMRDIGKGKRYHVRTYGCQMNEHDSETISGILEQMGYTASEEIEEADVILFNTCAIRENAEDKVFGELGHMKRLKHNNPNLILGVCGCMSQEEKVVKKILKSYNQVDLIFGTHNIHRLPELLRDAMFSKEMVIEVWSKEGDIVENMPKIREGNTKAWVNIMYGCDKFCTYCIVPYTRGKERSRRPEDVIAEVRDLARQGFKEIMLLGQNVNAYGKDFEDMQYGFGDLLDEIRKIDIPRIRFTTSHPRDFDDHLIEVLAKGGNLVEQIHLPVQSGSSDVLKRMARKYTREHYLELVRKIKAAIPNVSLSSDIIVGFPGETDEQFEETISMVEEVRYEFAYTFIYSPREGTPAAVMEDNVPMEVKKARLYRLNEVLAKIGLEENKKLQDQVLEVLVEGESKNNAEVLAGRTRTNKLVHFRGDKALIGQYVHVKITDAKTWTLHGDIVTTVEV
- a CDS encoding RicAFT regulatory complex protein RicA family protein, whose product is MEQTNVFTQKEILDKARELASMISRTNEVDFFKRAELQIKHNERVQELIDSLKQKQKQMVMFESINKPELLKKVEDEFNQMQDELDAIPIVNEFKQSQVDVNDLLQMVTNVITNTVSERIILDTGGNPLTGETGGGPEKKHDGGCCS
- the cotE gene encoding outer spore coat protein CotE; protein product: MSGTDKDLQCRELIAKAVCGKGHKFSTTTHTIIPSQTPSTILGCWIINTNFQAEKVGDAVEVSGTYDANLWFSFANNTQTEVKRETVKFSVLVPLTFFDKNCRGDLEIVARAVEQPKCVKAELSGGGTITVKVESEFAVEIIGETKVCVVVCNSCDDKDFHVLGDYEENSDEFDDFDSATLLDELD
- a CDS encoding putative amidoligase domain-containing protein — encoded protein: MLARNQKDVEVLQQMTANAKGAVDNLKRPDVGRWLLRLGGIPVTSGKNSLPGWRTYKISLYQEHVLEMVCSTESPQWLLQRMEDPAFDPVSLPSADPEVNLVKSMAARSLYAAGIDAGQVTIMAASAHRAKVVRVDPDWPMKSVDHYLMKARQWWEAKLATHTQELERMGADPEFALRKPDGGMALASDYLKVNGTVGCDTTRYREELAMHQHPVAELRPAPSEDPDDLFFHVFDALKLAAKKISNPKLEWLAGGMPFPGYPIGGHIHFAEMTPTFSLRRKLDAYLALPLVLIEDAGCHLRRKRYGFLGDVREKEYGFEYRTLPSWLVHPDVTRGLLHLARLVVTSLHQLQATPHLQLPLIKAYYRGEKGVLAPYVRQIWSELSELPGYVLSRIHLDRYFTYLLSREPWPASEDLRKIWGLV
- the mutS gene encoding DNA mismatch repair protein MutS, which gives rise to MTQYTPMIQQYLAIKKDYPDTFLFFRLGDFYELFFDDAVLASRELEITLTGREGGGDEKIPMCGVPHHAADGYIAELLKKGYKIAVCEQVEDPKEAKGVVRREVTRVVTPGTMMEGKWLTDKENNYMAAVAELDGRTGIAACDMSTGEMYVTSLPGKGETLLEEALQYRPKELVFCGLSSIPKTALPFSVLDVNEIDAFAVDTHYQEQAKDLDVVMRTAVNALLGYIGTTQKRSLAHMRLIKRYDARQHLQMDGFSRRNLELTETIRDKTKKGSLLWLLDRTETAMGGRLLRRWIERPLLRLQELQARLDAVEALKGDLLLRSDVRSCLDRVYDLERLAGRISYGNANARDLIQLRYSLEAVPELKSLLVETKSPVLEDLAAGMEDCADIVGFLQTALVDDPPISVREGGMIRTGYDEYLDKLHSASRDGKTWIAQLEQGEREATGIRSLKVGFNKVFGYYIEVSKSNIANVPTGRYERKQTLANAERYITPELKEREALILEAEEKMIELEYQLFSAVRSEVAQHIPRLQGLAERIASVDVLQSFATVSDERGYVRPELMESGEYEIVDGRHPVVEAVLEREKYVANDARMDQDNRQVLLITGPNMAGKSTYMRQIALITVMAQVGCFVPAKSAKLALVDQIFTRIGAADDLVGGHSTFMVEMLETKHALQKATAQSLILLDEIGRGTSTYDGMALAQAVIEYICQKIGAKTLFSTHYHELTSLQETMSGVVNVNARCEEREGKLLFLHKIEEGRADKSYGIHVAELAEMPVWVIERARNILAGLEAGSAGSGSADMQMSLEMLWSAPVAAVKEEPESLLTTEEAAIMADLRELDLNQTTPMDAMMKLFAWKQQLKKG